The following coding sequences lie in one Kribbella sp. NBC_00709 genomic window:
- a CDS encoding acyl-CoA dehydrogenase family protein: MADPFAVTNQAPPLRGVNFFTRDAALGDALRPYADLADDPGLHRIGELAGSEEARAHALPANQNPPVLRTHDRYGNRIDEVEFHPSWHWLMQQAVGFGLQAAPWTSDRPAPHLTRAAGFYLWSQVEPGHGCPISMTYAAVPALRADERLAKEWIPQLASTQYDVRRLPVAEKHGALAGMGMTEKQGGSDVRANLTTATPVGDGEYQLNGHKWFCSAPQVDVFLVLAQAPDGLSCFVVPRVLADGNRNPFALQRLKDKLGNRSNASSEVEFHGTIGYRLGAEGAGVRTIIEMVAATRLDCVLGSAALQRRALVEAIWHTQHRSAFGGLLADKPAMQNVLADLAIESEAATALAMRLAAAVDSSDPKDAAFRRIALPLAKFWVCKRTPFMAAEALECLGGNGYVEESGLPLLYRESPLNSIWEGSGNVNALDVLRALRRPESLEAWLLELSAVQGADDRLDAAVNDVLQALAHIEGAEAGARRLAARMALCLQASLLIRHSTPAVADAFVASRLANDWGGVFGTLPRTTPFQQIVERTIG, encoded by the coding sequence ATGGCGGACCCATTCGCGGTAACGAATCAGGCTCCCCCACTGCGGGGCGTGAACTTCTTCACCCGGGATGCGGCGCTCGGTGACGCTCTGCGTCCGTACGCCGACCTCGCCGACGACCCCGGTCTGCACCGGATCGGCGAGCTGGCGGGGTCCGAGGAGGCCCGGGCGCACGCGCTCCCGGCGAACCAGAACCCGCCGGTCCTGCGCACCCACGACCGGTACGGGAACCGCATCGACGAGGTCGAGTTCCACCCCTCGTGGCATTGGCTGATGCAGCAGGCCGTCGGCTTCGGGCTGCAGGCGGCTCCGTGGACCAGCGATCGGCCGGCGCCGCATCTGACCCGGGCAGCAGGGTTCTACCTGTGGTCCCAGGTCGAGCCGGGGCACGGCTGCCCGATCTCGATGACGTACGCCGCAGTGCCGGCGCTCCGCGCGGACGAGCGCCTCGCGAAGGAGTGGATCCCGCAGCTCGCCTCGACGCAGTACGACGTCCGCCGGCTGCCGGTCGCCGAGAAGCACGGTGCGCTGGCCGGGATGGGGATGACCGAGAAGCAGGGCGGCTCCGACGTACGGGCGAATCTCACCACCGCGACGCCGGTCGGTGACGGTGAATATCAGCTCAACGGCCACAAGTGGTTCTGCTCCGCGCCGCAGGTGGACGTGTTCCTGGTACTGGCGCAGGCGCCGGACGGGCTGAGCTGCTTCGTCGTACCGCGGGTGCTTGCCGATGGCAACCGGAACCCGTTCGCGCTGCAGCGGCTGAAGGACAAGCTCGGCAACCGGTCGAACGCGTCCAGCGAGGTCGAGTTCCACGGGACCATCGGGTACCGCCTGGGTGCCGAGGGCGCCGGTGTTCGCACCATCATCGAGATGGTCGCCGCCACCCGGCTGGACTGCGTCCTCGGCTCCGCGGCACTCCAACGGCGCGCACTGGTCGAGGCGATCTGGCACACCCAGCACCGCTCCGCATTCGGCGGCCTGCTGGCGGACAAGCCGGCCATGCAGAACGTGCTGGCGGACCTGGCTATCGAGAGCGAGGCCGCCACAGCCCTGGCTATGCGTCTCGCGGCTGCTGTCGATTCCTCGGACCCGAAGGACGCGGCGTTCCGGCGGATCGCGCTTCCGTTGGCGAAGTTCTGGGTCTGTAAGCGGACGCCGTTCATGGCGGCGGAGGCGTTGGAGTGCCTCGGCGGCAACGGGTACGTCGAGGAGTCCGGGCTGCCGCTGCTGTACCGCGAGTCGCCGCTGAACTCGATCTGGGAAGGCTCCGGGAACGTCAACGCGCTCGACGTACTGCGTGCCCTCAGGCGACCCGAGTCGCTCGAGGCCTGGCTGCTCGAGTTGAGCGCGGTCCAGGGCGCCGACGACCGGCTGGATGCGGCCGTGAACGACGTACTGCAAGCGCTTGCTCACATCGAAGGCGCCGAGGCGGGAGCCCGCCGGCTGGCGGCCCGGATGGCCCTGTGCCTGCAGGCGTCGCTGCTGATCCGGCACTCGACGCCGGCCGTCGCGGACGCGTTCGTGGCGTCCCGGCTGGCCAACGACTGGGGCGGTGTGTTCGGGACCCTTCCGCGGACGACACCGTTCCAGCAGATCGTCGAGCGCACGATAGGGTGA
- a CDS encoding YihY/virulence factor BrkB family protein — protein sequence MAWVRRIPATTWRLITQTVGVCLRYRVTGLAAEGAFFAILSLPPLIFGLAGSLGYIASKWFEVETINDVKQQIVDLAAQALTDDSIKSVISPTLDQVLNGGRPDVISIGFVLSLWSGSRALNVFVDTITIMYGMGGKRGIVRTRALSFSLYCAALIIGVIVLPLVLAGPDAVDALLPHRLDFLNQLYWPVVTILSAGFLNTLYHLSVPIRTPWVSDLPGSFLALSIWILGSFVLRWVLQSTVGGTSIYGPLAAPIAVLMWLYMTAIAVLIGAALNAVVDRLWPHKQHVAEVKQAEADEPDEVEPVMKAEPEPHHEHSLTPVESDERPEAEVARKLEELAERPLKTPPAEPPAKPAAAPATKPSAEPSAAPSAEPVRKPASVGKSGAQSDTDDLV from the coding sequence TTGGCATGGGTTCGCCGGATCCCCGCGACGACTTGGCGGCTGATCACCCAGACCGTCGGGGTGTGTCTGCGGTACCGCGTCACCGGGCTGGCCGCGGAGGGGGCGTTCTTCGCGATCCTCTCGCTGCCGCCGCTGATCTTCGGGCTGGCCGGCTCGCTCGGTTACATCGCGAGCAAATGGTTCGAGGTCGAGACGATCAACGACGTCAAGCAGCAGATCGTCGACCTGGCCGCCCAGGCGCTGACCGACGACTCGATCAAGAGCGTCATCTCGCCGACCCTCGACCAGGTGCTGAACGGCGGCCGGCCGGACGTGATCTCGATCGGCTTCGTGCTCTCGCTCTGGTCCGGCAGCCGCGCGCTGAACGTGTTCGTCGACACCATCACGATCATGTACGGGATGGGCGGCAAGCGCGGCATCGTCCGGACCCGCGCGCTGTCGTTCAGCCTGTACTGCGCGGCGCTGATCATCGGTGTGATCGTCCTGCCGCTGGTGCTGGCCGGTCCGGACGCCGTCGACGCGCTGCTGCCGCACCGGCTCGACTTCCTGAACCAGCTGTACTGGCCGGTCGTCACGATCCTGTCCGCGGGCTTCTTGAACACCCTGTACCACCTGTCGGTGCCGATCCGGACGCCGTGGGTCTCCGACCTGCCCGGCTCGTTCCTGGCGCTGTCGATCTGGATCCTGGGCAGCTTCGTATTGCGGTGGGTCCTGCAGAGCACGGTCGGCGGTACGTCGATCTACGGTCCACTGGCCGCGCCCATCGCCGTACTGATGTGGCTGTACATGACAGCTATCGCGGTACTGATAGGTGCGGCGCTGAATGCTGTCGTGGACCGGCTGTGGCCGCACAAGCAGCATGTCGCCGAGGTCAAGCAGGCCGAGGCCGACGAGCCGGACGAGGTCGAGCCGGTGATGAAGGCCGAGCCGGAGCCGCACCACGAGCACTCGCTGACGCCGGTGGAGTCCGACGAGCGCCCGGAGGCCGAGGTGGCGCGCAAGCTCGAGGAGCTGGCCGAGCGGCCGCTCAAGACTCCACCCGCTGAGCCACCCGCCAAGCCGGCTGCGGCGCCAGCCACTAAGCCATCTGCCGAGCCATCTGCGGCGCCGTCTGCCGAGCCGGTGCGGAAGCCGGCGTCGGTCGGAAAATCCGGTGCGCAGAGCGACACCGACGACCTAGTCTGA